CAGTATATTATATTTGAGAAATAAAGAGATGGAATGCCCCACTATTCATCTTCGGGTATTTTAAATTTGGTTTTGGGCATTTTATAGTTGTAAAATTGCAAAGTTCTCCTTTTTTACGACAAGAATCTTTAAAAAGAGTAAAGATAATTCAGAAAATATCGAAAAATTTAAAAATAATTCATTTGTGAAGCCTTGTTTTTCAGAGGTTTTAAAATTTCTTTAAATTTATTGCAGTTTCGTTTTGAGAATTTAATTTAATGATAGTATATTTGCACCCGCATTAAGGAAGACCTGGTAGCTCAGTTGGTAGAGCACCTCCCTTTTAAGGAGGTGGTCCTGGGTTCGAGCCCCAGCCAGGTCACTAATAATGTTTAAAGCCTCTTGAGTTCTTCAAGAGGTTTTTTTATTTAGACACATATATTTAAGGCGAGAAGTTTAGGGATCAAGACCAATTGTTGTGTTTATACAGAGCGGGTTTTTTTATGGCTATTCTGAAATGTTTTGGGTTAAGAAGCCGAATCGAGATCTAATCTTGTGCTGATGAGCCGTAAAAACTCTTGTAAATCTATTGCAGAAGCGTGATTGGGCAGACGAAATTGAAACTGACATAAGACCGCTGCGCGGGATGGATGCGCCAGCCGGGTTCGATAGCCTTTTGCTGGGCTACTTGGCTCCTAAAATTTTGACGGTAGATAGTTTTAAATTGAGTATTAATTAGCAGGTACTGCACAGAAAGGGAGTTTAAAGACCTATAATATTTTATAGTATTTTAATACTATAAACATACTATACAGATACTATAAACATACTATATAGATACTATAAATATACTTTACACATATTATACTATTATTTTAACCACACTATAAACTTGACCTACGGTGCTTAATGTGTTGTATTAGTTATATTTAAATTTTAGATTATGGTATAGCAGGTAGGAATTATAAAATTGAAAGGAACTATTGGAGGTATTAATCTTTACGAAACCAATAATGGAGAACGCTTAGACAGTGAAGCGGGAGGTGTTTTAGTAAAAGCAAATAAGAGAGACCTGTGCGAACCGTGGAGAATGCTTCGGAATTTGAACGTTGCAGTAAGAGCAAATTTTTATAATTGCGAAGGATAGTTTGACAAATTTTAGTTTATGAGTTAATGCAGGTTCTAAGGGAGTGTACATTAAAGTGAGTCATCGGTTAGAAATTCGTTTTCAAAATAATCTACATGGTTAGGAATATGTGTAAATAAAATATTCGTACTATCTCTCTCTATGTATTGCTTTTTGAATATCTTCCTCAGACAGGCTAACATAAGTCATCTCATAAAAACAATGCACAAGGATTTCCGGTTCTGAAAAGTTTATTAGACTGTCTTTACTAATCTCCATTCCCAACCATTGGCACCAGGGTAAAAATTCAATGCCTTGCGGATACTTTTCTTCCAAGCTTTTGGGATGGTTATAAATTCCCGCAACATCTATAAAGTAATCGCCATCGATAATATCGGTTTCCTTAGAAATCACAATAGCCATAGCTATACTTTTCGGATCCATTTCTTTCAATTTTTCGAACACCATTTTATAGCCTTCCAAATTGTTTTTTGCTTCTGGGTAGCTTTTTAAAAATTGGACTGAAATGGTTTCCCAAGTATGGTTGTGCATTAATTCATTTAAGATCATTACTCTTGTTGTTTAGAATTTTTAATTTTAGAATGTCTAACTTATAAGTTTGAATTTCTGTTCGAGCCCTTCCGGCAGGCTCGAGATAGAATATAGGCGAGAGCTACAAAATCCTAACGATAAATAAGGTCTCGACTGCGAACGAACGGACATTGCCAAACGGTTTCCCGATTAGAGATATTTGTTAATTCCTTTTGTATGCCGCAGTTATGCCAGGTTTTTCATATAGCTAATTACCGCCTTCCAATCGGCAAAGTCTTTTCCTTCTGGACCAAAGTGAATGTGTTTTCCTACAAATGCTCCGGCCCCATTTGCGGTTCTATCGTCGATAAGGAAATCCCCTTTCGCCAAATGTTTGTTATGCGAAAGAATCAATCTTTTATGGGCTGCCTTCGGCAAGTATTTCTTCACCCACAGTAATTTATCAGACCAGGCACTCGGATTCTCCCAAGGCGCGGTTGATAAAATGTAGGTGTCAAAATTCGCACACAACCATTTATATCCTTCAATAGCGCCGTCATATGGATCCATCAGAGAGAAAATGCCCGGAACCTCATCCAGCTTCTTATCATATTTTAATTTATCTTCCTCGCTAATTTTATCTATTCCACTTTGGAAATCTACCAGCACACTGTCCATATCCACAAAGACAGTTTGCTTGGCATTTCGCTTCTTCAGTTCTAACAGCTCATTGTAATTTTTAGTGTGGCGCACTACTTCCTCACAGAATAGTTTTGAGGAACTATCCGCTCCAAATCCCGAAGCGTCCACGGGATTCACCCCGAAGGCTTTCCTTTTTCTATTAACGCGGTTCGTAGCTTCCTGTGACATTGGATTGCGGGCAGAATCCATCATAAAATCCCATTCCTCCGCAAATAGCGCCAATTGTAATTGTTTTACCTGTGCAGCAAAGTCTGTTTTTTCTCTTTGGACTTTTCTTAATTGTTCAATTTCATAATCCGTTAAATATTCTTTGTATTCTTTTAAAATTTTTCCAATAGTTAAATGCATAATTTGTTTTTTGTTAAGTATTAATAATTGATAGTTAAGGGTTTTTGGTTAATCGCTTGTTACAAAATTAAAATTTACAAAGGTGTACTTCTCCCCTTTTTTGTAGGTCATTTCGGTATTTTCCTTTACCAATGCTGTGCATAGGGCCACTTCGTGCCTTACTTGGTCTTCATTCAAATGGGCAATGTCGTCATTAAGAAAGATTACGCTCTCGGCATAGATTCCATCCCAGTACCATTTTTGATACACTACATCAAAGTCTTCTATTACGGCTTCGGTGCTTAAAATAATTTTTGTGCCTTCCTCGACGGGCAGGTCTTTAAATTTTTCTGTCATAATTTTAGTTTTAGGGTTATTAATAAATTAATTTTTAATGCGTTTTTCGCATAGCTTTCCCACCTGACACTTAGCGTCGTTCCCAGTATTGGAACGGCGGTGGCAGCAGCAAATTTTGTTTAGTGTTTTTAGTTTTAAAAACACTGTTTTTTGTTGTTATCGGTAAAAAAAGGAATAAGACATATTTTTCCTAAAAGTAGGCTCATTGTTTAAGCACCTTCGCCTGCTTGGGCAGGTTGCTATCACTTTCTTGTGATTCGTAATGACGATTAAATATACGGAATTTTTATTTTTTGGGCAAGGGGTTTTAGGGAATACTTAATTCAGATGGAAGTTATTAATTACAGATACATGAAGCGTTATAATTAAAACTAGAAATATCATGTGAGAATTCTAATTCCTTTAGTTTGAAGATTATACCAAAATTAACTCTAAGCTAGAACTATGTGCAATTTTTTTTATTATTACTAAATCGTTTGAGGTAAGGTCTTCAGTCGTGATTACTTTAATGTCATCATTAAAATCAACAAACTTATTTTGCTCCTGTATTTTCAATTTTGAAGAATCGATTACAATAAACTTATTTTTACAGTTCTTTAAAATTTCACTTTTTGACCTTATTTCGTAAGTGCTATGTACGGCAAAACCTTCATTTCTATAAACGCCGTTTGCACCCACAAAACAGATGTCCGCCCCGCCAAGTTTCGATATTGTTTCTTGAAAACCCGAATCTACATTTTGATATATTTCATCATCATTAACTACAGCGAGTGAATTGGGCCTAATACGACCTTCTGTCATGAATACACTCAAAATATTATTATTATCCACAAGCCCTAATTTACTTGAATACATGAATAGCTCTTGTGCAATAGGAATTGAATTCGTAACAACTTTTAAGTTATCCCATAGTCCCATTTCTAGTCCTTTATTGATTTCTTTGGCTATTGCCAAAGTTGTTGAACCTGAATCTAAGGCTATAATATAATTTGAATTTATAAATTTAATTGCTCGTTTCGCAATTTTCTCCTTATTTTTTGAATGAATAGCTAATTTCCAAGAATAATGTTCTTGTTTAACCCAGATGTACTCACCATCACTAACTATTCCTGTTAAATGATTCTGTTTTATTATTCTTGCAATTAATTCTTTAAAAGTAAATATAGAAATATCAACTAGCTCATTTTGTTCTTTTAACATATCTAAAAGTTGCAGTAAATCGAGAGGGTTGTTTTGACGATAGGGATAAACTAACAATCTTACCTTTTCAGCAATTTCCTTTATAAAATTGTCGGCTTCATCCAATAAGTCTAAAGATGATTTTTGATCTGATTCTAACCCGCTTCCATATAATTCTTTACACGTCCATGCAAATAATTGATTAATTAAATTTTTAGCGGTCACGGCAATAGCTTCATCCGAAAACTCATAGCAAGGAAGAAATAATCGCTTTTTAATATTATTATCTTCAAGTGAATCCCAAATATCCTTTTCTAACACAATGGGAAGTACGAATGGTCTACTAAGTTTAAGTTCCTTTTTTATGCCCCATTCAAATTCTTGCATTACCCAATTTGATTCAACGGCATTCCTGTCAATAATCAATACCAAAAAATGAATATCCTCGTCGATCGTTTTCTTTATGGTATTTTGGACTTCCTCTCCAATAAGAAGTTTCTTTTCGTCAATCCATAATTCAATAAAGTCAGGCAAATGTTTTCTTAACTCCTTAATAAATAATTTTTGTCTTTGACTATGACTAATAAATATTTTCATTTTATATACATTTAAGAGTTTCTTAAAAATAAATATGCGCCTATAAGTAAAATGATTAATATTAAATACAATAAGAAAATTGAGAATCTAAACAATAACGGGGAAAATAAAATTTCCTTTTTCAATGAGGTGATATCCATGTTAAAATTAATTTGGTGATTTTCAATTTCGATGGTATAATGTGCTCGGTAGATTTTTTCCAACCATAAGTAATAGGTATCTAAAAACCAAAAAATAACAATTATTGGTAACCCTATAATCAGAATTACAAACTTTTGATTATCCAAACTTAATGCAATTAAACCTGTAATCAGTGTTATGCACCATCCTTTAATTAAAAAAGAATTTGTGCTCAGGCGAGAAATAACATTCTGAATAAATTCAAGATGTTTGATTTTCAATTGTTCACTCATTAATTTTCAATTTAATGCTTATATGCATTTATTATATCATTGATAGATATTTTAATTATACATATCAGCAAGCTATTCTAAAATAAGTATTTCCATTAAAGATATCCTGAAAACACCTCTTAGACAATGGTTAAATTAATTAGGGAGAGTAGTAAATATATAAAAAATTGGCTTATGAGCAATAGACGTTTCTTTTTCTTCTATAAGATTTCAAATGCTATTAGAGAGAATTGACCAATGTAATCTTATTCAATAATACTCCTTAATATACCCATAAGCCCGCTCAAAAAGCACCTGATCTTTATGAAGCTTATATTTCAATAGCGCCTTTCTAAGCGACTGCTGAACTTCCCGCTCACCTGAACTTGTTGTTTGCCAACCGGGAAAACTTACCATCCTTACAATACCATCTATATCATTTACAATTCGTTCTACAACCGCAGGGGTTTGATCGGTTTTAAGTTCTAAAAACAATTCAGTTAATGCTGCTTGCGGCGTTTTTTCCTGTATCTTTTCTTCAATTTCCTTTTCCGCTTGAACTGTTTCCTTAGCAAGTTTACAAAGTTCTTTTACAAACTCTATGGAAGTAATTAATCCCTGTTCGGCTTGATCTCTTAACGCTTCCAAACGCTCACTTAATTTTTTAAATTTTGGGTCACCAGAATGCTTTTTAAATCTCTTTACTAGTATTTTCTCAAGCTTTTTGGCATTGGCAGGATCGGGATTATTAAAAATGGTCTCAATAACATCTGCATCAAGTCTATATTCTTCCAAAGTATGTACATCGCCCACATGAATATTTTCATGCATTAATTTAGTGGTCTGGGCTCCCAAAGCAATCCATAACAATTTACCCAAATTGTCACCAGCAGGCCTAACAGACTCGAAAACTTGAGATAACCATTTATAATCTTCTTGATAAATATCAAGCATTCTATCTGGTGATAAAGACTCCCATAATTTGGATAGATACTTATAATCTTTTGCAAAGGCATCTTTCTTTACGTCATCCTTAATAGCATTTTGCGCTTTTTCCAATCCCTCAAAGCCCTCAATCGTTCTATCTACTCCTTCAAAATGAGCTAAAGCATTCTTTACAGCTTCAGGTAGTTTAGTTCGCAATAAGGATAGATTGGTAATTTATAATAATCTCTCAACCTTCTTTCACCAAACTGAAAATCTTGGTGTTCTTCAATATAATCTGACAAAATATTAGCCAAACGGGATTTAGAAGGATTCAAATTTCCTAAAACCTCTTCCTGTTGTAAAGCCTTTTCAAAGCTTTCTATTATTAATCTGTTATGCACCTTCAGCGATTTATCCAATGCTTAAAACTACAAAATTCACTTGGAAATTCTTTGGAAGATCATTTCCAAGTTGTTTCCAATCCTTTTCCAACTCTTTTTTCAGTATCTCTCTTTATTTGTTCCATCATTGAGAATCTAGAAGCTTTAAAGATTTTAATATCAGTAAGGAGGCAATAAGTAATGCCATTAGATGAAGTGGGGAAATAAGTCTTCCGCATAACTTCAGTATCTCCTTCTTCCCCTTTACGAGACAAGACCAGTCCTCAACATTTCATTTTAAAAAATCACAACAGATTTTTTAAAACAATCACCCTATTGTTTATCCAAAAAATTCACGTTCAAATGAAAAAAGCAACATTATTAATCGTCATGTTACTATCTATTATTTCGATAAGCTCTTGTACACCAGAAGCTAGAATAGACCAAATAGAACCACAAAGCTGTTGTGGTGATGATGGAAATCTTCCTCCACCACCTCCATTTGGTGGCGGCAATTAACAATTTCCAAAAATAAGTTCCTATTTTTGAGGAATGAAGAAGCCCCAATTTTCATTCCTCCTTTTTTGTTTTGTATCAATCATTTTACCACAAAAAATGATTGGTCAATATAAAATTGACAGCACTGCCTATCACTTCAAACGTATTCTAAATCCGCAGCACAGCTCAGATTTCCCGAAAGCAATTAGTTATTATACCCGTTTAAAGGAAAAGCATCTAAAAGATAAAAACACTTATAAGGCCATCCAAGACCTACAGATGATCGCCATTGCTGAATTTGAAATGGGCAATAGTTATGATAGTGAAGCCGCAACCGTGGAAGCTTTTGAATTAATAGATACGTCCTTACATACAGATACTTTAGTTGATGCCAAAAAAGGTTTGTACAATCAATTGGGTAGAATTTACCGGGCTACTTACAGATATGAGGAAACTATAAAAGCCTACACGAATGCCTTAAAATTCTCTTCAAATAGAAACGACAGCCTTACGCTTTTAAACAATACCGGCAATGTATATATGGATATGGGCCGCTATAAAAAAGCTTTGGAAAAATTTAACCTTGCTTTGCTAAAAAAGGGAGTGAAGCAAAACACGCTTTCCTATGCTAGGTTATTGAACAATAAAGGTGTGGCACAGGCCAAAATTGGTAATAATGAGGAGGGTCTAAATAATATGCAACAGGCCTTAGAACTAAGAGAACTCAAAAACGATATGCCTGGTAAATATTCCAGCTATAAAAGTTTGGCGCGCTATTATTTTGAGCAAGGGGATAAAAAACAGGCTTTGGAATTTGCAAATAAAGCGTATGGGGTGGCTAACAACATTAACAGCCTTTCCTTTTTAGAAGATGCCCTTTCGCTTTTTGCAAGTATGAGTGAAGATATAAAAACAGTACAGTTTGAAAAAATTACCGATAGCATAACCAAGGAAAAACAACTGGCAGAAAATAAGAATGCTTTTATGAAGTACAATGTGGAGAAGGAACGCAAAAATACCCTTGCCGCCCAGTTGGAAAAAGAGAGGCAGAAAACGTGGACTATTTTAATATTGGCATTGGCCATAGTGGGATTTTTGATGAGTATTGTTCTTTATTTCACTATAAAGAACAAGCACAGACAGGAGAAGATCAAGCAGGTACATATAACTGAAAAGCGCATCTCCAAAAAAGTACACGACGAAGTGGCAAACGATGTATATAGACTTATGGCGAAACTACAGAGCAAGCCTGCTGGAAAGGATGAAATTTTGGATGATCTGGAATCTATTTATGATAAGAGCAGAGACATTTCTAAGGAAAACAGTGCCGTTGCTGTTGAAAACTTTCAAGATACCCTGTCTGATTTGTTGTTGGGTTATGAAAACGAAAATGTGTCTGTAATCCAAAGAGATAGTTCTCCTATTGATTGGAGCAAGGTAAGCACTATTAAAAAAACCAATCTCTTTAGGGTATTGCAGGAGTTGATGACGAATATGGCCAAGCACAGCAACGCCACCGCGGTGGTGCTGAATTTTGAGCAAAAAGGAAAAACTATTGCCATTAAATATGCCGATAATGGGAAGGGCTGTTTATTAAATAGCAAGAATGGACTTCAGAATGCGGAATCCCGCATAAAAGCGATTAACGGAACGATTACTTTTGAATCAGAACCAAATAAAGGGTTTAAGGCAACTATAATTATTTGAGTATGTTTAAGAAAGTGCTAATTTCAGACGACCTCGATTGTATTAACCAAGGCGTAATAGCGGTATTGCAAGCCTTAAAGGTTGAGGCTATTGCCGAAGTTGTGTATTGCGATGATGCTTTCCTAAAAATAGAAAAGGCAATTTTAGAGAAAGCCCCGTTTGATTTGTTGATAACAGATCTATCATATACCCCTGACCATAGGGAACAAACCTTTTCGTCTGGCGAAGACTTGATAGCTGCACTAAAGAAAAAGCATCCCGAATTACCTATTATAGCCTATTCGGTAGAAGACCGATTGCAACGAGTGCGTTCCCTTGTTGTCAATCACAAGCTTAACGGCTACGTATGTAAAGGCAGAAGAGGCCTTGAAGAATTGAAGACTGCAATACATAAAGTATTTGAGGGAGAAACCTATCTATCACCACAAGTTGAAAATGCACTCTCTAAAAAGTCCACCCCTATTATAGAAGATTATGATATTGCGTTAATGGAGCAATTGGCAAATGGGCTGTCTCAAAAGGAAATCAGTGAACATTTTAGGAGTGTAAATATCGTGCCTAGTAGTTTAAGCTCCATAGAAAAGCGAGTAGGAAAACTTTGTATTCATTTTAAAGTGAAAAATGCCATTCACCTCGTAGCAACGGTTAAAGACCTAGGATTAATTTAGTTAAATGGCTTTTGGATTTAGGGAGGCTTAGAATTTGTAAAAAAAATCGCCGCTTTACGGAATCCCGCAAAGAAATGGTTTGATAACTCCCTTTATTTGTAAAGGGAATAAAAGTTCGTATTCTGGGGAGAACTATTTTGAACTTTCCCGATAGCCGTTCTATCTTTTGATAGAACGGTTTTTTTTAAAGTTGTATATAGGGTTTAGCCAAATATCTTTCTGTATTAGCATATCACCTATTTTTTTGGAAAGAATGAGTTAAGTATGGTAAGCTGCAAATTTGAGAAGTCCGTGCCGAGAAAAGCGATCAAATTATTTTTTAAACTTTAAACTAAGGATTAGCTGGCTAATTTTTTAAATACTTCAAAGTCGCGTTAAAATTTTCCTATAATTTATTTTGAAGCTTTCAATAATTATGATGTTTTATACTTTTATGTAAAACAATCTATTTTGAAAAAAGCAATACTCGTATCTCTTGGGCTTATTATAGCTATTATTGGGATTATTTACATTTCATTATGGAGCAAGCCAGCTAATCCGGAAACCGACGTAATTATAGCTGCAGACAACATAGATGCAATCGATTTTAATAAAATTGATAGCGTTACCGTTGCAGCCAGTACTTTGTATAAAGGAGATATGCTAAAAAAGCTTATGCAAGGCGAACAATATAGAGATGTATGGGCAACCCCGGTAAAAGTACCCGTAGTTTATTTAGGCCAACTACACGGAGGTCTCTCTATTATAAAAAAGGGCGGGGGAAAACAAACTAAATCGTTGCGCCTAAAAAATGAAAAAGGAGTGGTTTATACCCTTCGGAGCGTTGCAAAGGATCCCGATCCGTTAATTCCCGAATTCGCTAAAACCCTAGGTATTGAAAATATAATAATTGATGGGGTTTCGGCGCAACATCCATACGGCGCAATGGTTGCTGCAAAATTATCAGAAAAGATAAATATTCAACATACACATCCATCGTTGGTATTTGTACCTAAACAAAAACAACTCGACCAATATAATGAGGAATATGGCAATAAGCTGTATTGGTTGGAATATGAAACTAAAGGAGAAAAAAATTGGTCTAATCTAGAAAATATTATTGATCTCATTGACACCGAAAAATTACAGGAAAGAAAACTTAAATACCGAGATAGCCTCAAAATAGACAAAGCAGCCTTAATACGAAACCGATTGTTTGATATTGTTATTGGCGATTGGGACAGACATGCCAAACAATGGGGATGGTTTTTTCAAAAAAACCAAAATCACTATACCGCAATTCCATTAGCGAGCGATAGAGATAATGCATTCTTTTCCATAGATGGGGTTTTGCCTAGCATTATTTCATCCAAAAATATACAACCTCGGTTGCGACCTTTTGAGCGGGAGATAGCGTATATGCCCGGTCTTGTATATCCGTTTGATGTATATTTTTTAAAAAACACACCAAAGGAATTATTTATAGAAGAAGCTAATTATATTAAAGCCAACTTATCGGAAACGGCAATTGACGAAGCATTTGCAATATGGCCTAAAGCAATTTACGATATTCACGGTGAAAAAATTAAAGAAATACTAATCTCCCGCCGCAACGATTTAGAAAAATACGCTGTGCAATTTTATGAAGTTCTGCAAACAAACGAATATTTACAAAAGCCGTTAAAAGGTTCAGAAGATACTGATATACCTAAGAATTTGCAGCAGTGTTTTGAATGCCTATAAACCTTCAAGATTTCAACATTCAATACAAAAATACTTCATTATTTAATTGCATTCGTCAGCTATTTTATTGAAAGCATTTTAAAAGTATGCTTCATTTTTTTGCTTGTCTATTAAGGTGATTAGTTTTACATTTGCGCTCGCACTAAAAAAGTTGCACTTACCGTTTCAATTTTACTTAAAGCACAGATATTGCTTTATAAAAACTGAAAAATGTATCCACCCGGGTGCTGGAATTGGTAGACAGGCATGGTTGAGGGCCATGTGTCCTTTGGGCGTGTGGGTTCAAGTCCCATCCCGGGTACAATTTTAAATACTTCACTTTTAAAATTATCTTTTGTAGTTATATATTACACTGTTTGTTTAGAGTTTTTGAACTTTATATAAACAATCTCACTTCTTTTTTGTACTTTTCCCTTTAAATAATAAATTATTGTTCTGTGATTAAAACTCAATTTGGTATTAAGGATCTAGAAAATCTTTCAAATGTAAAGGCTCATACCATCAGGATTTGGGAAAAGAGATACAACCTGCTTGAACCTGACAGAACAGATACAAATATTAGAAAGTACGACCTTCAAAACTTAAAAAAACTCCTCAATGTAACCTATCTCTACAATGCAGGTTATAAAATTTCAAAAATTGCAAGTTTAGATCCGGCGCAGATGCAAGCGTTGATAATGCAAAATATTGATGGTATTGATT
This region of Aequorivita marisscotiae genomic DNA includes:
- a CDS encoding DUF6557 family protein, whose protein sequence is MILNELMHNHTWETISVQFLKSYPEAKNNLEGYKMVFEKLKEMDPKSIAMAIVISKETDIIDGDYFIDVAGIYNHPKSLEEKYPQGIEFLPWCQWLGMEISKDSLINFSEPEILVHCFYEMTYVSLSEEDIQKAIHRER
- a CDS encoding response regulator — translated: MFKKVLISDDLDCINQGVIAVLQALKVEAIAEVVYCDDAFLKIEKAILEKAPFDLLITDLSYTPDHREQTFSSGEDLIAALKKKHPELPIIAYSVEDRLQRVRSLVVNHKLNGYVCKGRRGLEELKTAIHKVFEGETYLSPQVENALSKKSTPIIEDYDIALMEQLANGLSQKEISEHFRSVNIVPSSLSSIEKRVGKLCIHFKVKNAIHLVATVKDLGLI
- a CDS encoding 5' nucleotidase, NT5C type; the protein is MHLTIGKILKEYKEYLTDYEIEQLRKVQREKTDFAAQVKQLQLALFAEEWDFMMDSARNPMSQEATNRVNRKRKAFGVNPVDASGFGADSSSKLFCEEVVRHTKNYNELLELKKRNAKQTVFVDMDSVLVDFQSGIDKISEEDKLKYDKKLDEVPGIFSLMDPYDGAIEGYKWLCANFDTYILSTAPWENPSAWSDKLLWVKKYLPKAAHKRLILSHNKHLAKGDFLIDDRTANGAGAFVGKHIHFGPEGKDFADWKAVISYMKNLA
- a CDS encoding TIR domain-containing protein produces the protein MKIFISHSQRQKLFIKELRKHLPDFIELWIDEKKLLIGEEVQNTIKKTIDEDIHFLVLIIDRNAVESNWVMQEFEWGIKKELKLSRPFVLPIVLEKDIWDSLEDNNIKKRLFLPCYEFSDEAIAVTAKNLINQLFAWTCKELYGSGLESDQKSSLDLLDEADNFIKEIAEKVRLLVYPYRQNNPLDLLQLLDMLKEQNELVDISIFTFKELIARIIKQNHLTGIVSDGEYIWVKQEHYSWKLAIHSKNKEKIAKRAIKFINSNYIIALDSGSTTLAIAKEINKGLEMGLWDNLKVVTNSIPIAQELFMYSSKLGLVDNNNILSVFMTEGRIRPNSLAVVNDDEIYQNVDSGFQETISKLGGADICFVGANGVYRNEGFAVHSTYEIRSKSEILKNCKNKFIVIDSSKLKIQEQNKFVDFNDDIKVITTEDLTSNDLVIIKKIAHSSSLELILV
- a CDS encoding tetratricopeptide repeat-containing sensor histidine kinase, whose amino-acid sequence is MIGQYKIDSTAYHFKRILNPQHSSDFPKAISYYTRLKEKHLKDKNTYKAIQDLQMIAIAEFEMGNSYDSEAATVEAFELIDTSLHTDTLVDAKKGLYNQLGRIYRATYRYEETIKAYTNALKFSSNRNDSLTLLNNTGNVYMDMGRYKKALEKFNLALLKKGVKQNTLSYARLLNNKGVAQAKIGNNEEGLNNMQQALELRELKNDMPGKYSSYKSLARYYFEQGDKKQALEFANKAYGVANNINSLSFLEDALSLFASMSEDIKTVQFEKITDSITKEKQLAENKNAFMKYNVEKERKNTLAAQLEKERQKTWTILILALAIVGFLMSIVLYFTIKNKHRQEKIKQVHITEKRISKKVHDEVANDVYRLMAKLQSKPAGKDEILDDLESIYDKSRDISKENSAVAVENFQDTLSDLLLGYENENVSVIQRDSSPIDWSKVSTIKKTNLFRVLQELMTNMAKHSNATAVVLNFEQKGKTIAIKYADNGKGCLLNSKNGLQNAESRIKAINGTITFESEPNKGFKATIII